One genomic segment of Helianthus annuus cultivar XRQ/B chromosome 14, HanXRQr2.0-SUNRISE, whole genome shotgun sequence includes these proteins:
- the LOC110908441 gene encoding TBC1 domain family member 22B: MKSNNNNSHSKEEDLKQQETSPTNSHITTLDSRFNQTLRNVQGLLKGRSFPGKVLITRRSDPPDGAILGSPGVSRSPSEIDSPPDKHMDDPTEDQVHINKPNASTSGNKLKPSMSNVEDGSKEAPRFVMGARATDTARLMKFTKVLGGTTVILDKLRELAWSGVPPYLRPNVWRLLLGYAPPNSDRREGVLRRKRIEYFDCVAQYYDISDNERTDEEITMLRQIAVDCPRTVPDVTFFQQAAVQKSLERILYTWAIRHPASGYVQGINDLATPFLVVFLSEHLEGSIDNWSIADLDPAKISDVEADCYWCLSKLLDGMQDHYTFAQPGIQRLVFKLKELVRRIDEPVAKHIDEQGLEFLQFAFRWFNCLLIREIPFHLVTRLWDTYLAEGDALPDFLVYIFASFLLTWSDKLLKLDFQEMVMFLQHLPTNNWSHQELEMVLSRAFMWHTMFDSCPNHLAT; this comes from the exons ATGaagagcaacaacaacaacagtcacAGCAAAGAAGAAGATCTGAAGCAACAAGAAACATCTCCCACTAATTCTCACATCACAACCCTCGATTCAAGATTCAATCAAACTCTCAGAAATGTTCAAGG GCTGTTAAAGGGTCGTAGCTTCCCGGGTAAAGTGTTGATAACAAGAAGATCAGATCCACCAGATGGTGCAATCTTGGGCTCTCCTGGTGTTAGTCGAAGCCCATCGGAAATCGATAGCCCACCAGATAAACACATGGATGATCCCACTGAG GATCAAGTTCATATAAATAAACCAAATGCTAGTACAAGTGGTAATAAGTTGAAACCGTCAATGTCAAATGTTGAAGATGGGTCAAAAGAAGCTCCAAGATTTGTGATGGGTGCCCGAGCTACGGATACTGCTAGGCTAATGAAGTTCACAAAAGTGTTGGGGGGCACAACTGTCATTTTAG ACAAGCTGCGTGAGTTAGCATGGAGTGGTGTGCCACCTTATCTTCGTCCTAATGTGTGGAGGCTTCTCTTG GGATACGCACCCCCTAATTCAGATAGAAGGGAGGGAGTCCTAAGAAGAAAGCGCATTGAATACTTCGATTGCGTTGCTCAGTATTATGACATTTCAGATAATGAACGTACTGATGAAGAGATTACTATGCTTCGACAG ATTGCTGTTGATTGTCCTAGAACTGTGCCTGATGTCACTTTCTTCCAACAAGCAGCAGTTCAGAAATCTTTGGAGCGCATACTCTACACATG GGCAATCAGACACCCGGCAAGTGGTTATGTGCAGGGAATAAATGACCTTGCGACACCTTTTCTAGTAGTTTTCTTGTCAGAACACTTGGAAGGGAGTATTGATAATTGGTCAATTGCTGATTTAGACCCTGCAAAGATTTCAGATGTTGAAGCGGATTGTTATTGGTGTCTATCCAAGTTGCTTGACGGTATGCAAGACCATTATACGTTTGCCCAACCCGGGAttcaaaggctagtgtttaagcTCAAGGAACTTGTCAGGCGAATTGATG AGCCTGTTGCAAAGCATATTGACGAGCAAGGACTCGAGTTTCTTCAGTTTGCTTTCCGCTGGTTCAACTGTCTTCTAATACGAGAG ATCCCATTCCATCTCGTTACACGTTTATGGGACACATATCTTGCTGAAGGAGATGCTTTACCGGATTTCCTTGTGTACATATTTGCCAGTTTTCTTTTAACG TGGTCAGATAAACTCCTGAAGCTTGATTTCCAGGAAATGGTGATGTTTCTTCAACACTTACCGACAAATAATTGGAGTCACCAAGAGCTTGAGATGGTGCTGTCAAGAGCCTTTATGTGGCACACCATGTTTGATAGTTGTCCCAACCACTTAGCCACCTGA